From the Deltaproteobacteria bacterium genome, one window contains:
- a CDS encoding CofH family radical SAM protein, producing MPRLTESEALNLFYKTPLEELRTRAQEQRCCFLPASKATYIIMRIVSYTNICVADCKYCAFYRRPGNPEGYVLSKEEIFKKIDELKEKGGSLVAMEGGFNPALKIEHYENLFKSVRERYGNEIEIYGPTAVEVLFIARNSRISVIEALERLRNAGLYWIPGGGAEILTDEWRRKLSPKKYSVNQYLETIEMAQKLKLGTTATMTIGFGEPFEARVEHLKKIRDLQGKTGGFASFLCWTYQSAHTALGGIVTSNEDYLRTIAVSRLYLDNFKRIRASFLTQGPSGVQALLSGADDFDIVLEDQVTQKAGVQIEDNIGQVLTRIRNAGMEPLRRKTYAPPQ from the coding sequence ATGCCCCGCCTGACTGAATCGGAAGCCCTAAACCTTTTTTACAAAACACCTTTGGAGGAATTGCGCACGCGAGCGCAGGAGCAACGTTGCTGTTTTCTGCCCGCTTCCAAGGCCACCTACATTATTATGCGCATTGTCAGTTACACAAATATTTGTGTGGCGGATTGCAAATATTGCGCTTTTTACAGGCGCCCCGGAAATCCGGAAGGTTATGTTTTAAGCAAGGAAGAAATTTTCAAAAAAATTGATGAATTGAAAGAAAAAGGGGGAAGTCTGGTTGCCATGGAGGGCGGTTTTAATCCCGCATTGAAAATCGAACATTATGAGAATCTTTTTAAATCGGTTCGGGAACGTTATGGCAATGAAATCGAAATTTACGGTCCCACCGCGGTGGAAGTTTTGTTTATCGCGCGCAATTCCAGAATTTCGGTTATTGAAGCGTTGGAAAGACTGCGCAATGCCGGTCTTTATTGGATTCCCGGTGGAGGCGCTGAAATTTTGACCGATGAATGGCGCCGCAAACTTTCCCCCAAAAAATATTCGGTGAACCAGTATCTCGAAACAATAGAAATGGCCCAGAAGTTGAAGCTGGGTACAACGGCCACGATGACCATCGGTTTTGGAGAACCTTTTGAGGCGAGGGTAGAACATTTGAAAAAAATCAGAGACCTTCAGGGTAAAACAGGTGGATTTGCAAGTTTTCTCTGCTGGACCTATCAGTCGGCTCATACGGCGCTGGGTGGAATCGTTACTTCCAATGAAGATTATTTGCGCACCATTGCGGTGTCCCGTCTTTATCTCGACAATTTTAAAAGAATTCGGGCCTCCTTTTTGACTCAAGGTCCATCTGGTGTGCAGGCACTTCTTTCCGGAGCTGATGATTTCGATATTGTTCTGGAAGATCAGGTAACGCAAAAGGCGGGTGTGCAAATCGAAGATAATATCGGACAGGTCTTGACACGGATTCGGAATGCCGGCATGGAGCCCTTGAGGAGAAAAACATATGCCCCTCCCCAGTGA